CGATACGTGGTCTTCTTGATTTGCTGAAGTGGGAAGGCTATCGACACTATGGGGATGGGCAAGCGCCTTATTATCACTCGCACAGCTTGCCGCCGTAACATGGGGAATCATAAACCCAGAATTTAAACCACCCTCATTTACTAAAAATGGAGGTAACCTACTGAAATGCTTATCGATTAGCAATGCAATCCGCCGCTCTGAATTAGCACCTAACTCAGCCAAAGCTAAAGCAAGGTTATCAGCGGCCATTGCAATCATTTCACCATGGAAATTGCCGCCAGAAAGAATATCTTCCTGATCAATAAATACTAAAGGATTATCTGAAATAGAATTTGCCTCAACTTGAAGGGTTTCCCCCACAAACCGCATTTGATGTAGCACAGCGCCCATAATTTGCGGTTGGCATCTCAAAGAATATGGATCTTGCACTCGATCGCAATGGCGATGAGATTCACGAATGGGGCTATCCGCGAGTAATTCGCGATACATGGCCGCAACATCCCGTTGAGCCTGATAACCACGCGCTAGATGAATACGATCATCAAAAGGAATATCGCTTCCACAAGCAGCATCAACCGATAAGCTCCCTGCTAAAACAGCAGCATCAAACAAGAGTTCAGCATAAAAAAAAGCGCTCATACAAATTGCTGCTGAAGGTTGCAATCCATTTAACAATGCTAGCCCTTCTTTGGGTGCTAATTCTAAAGGCTTTAGCCCAGCAATTTTTAATCCCTCTTCAGCACTTAGTATTTTCCCATCATAACGGACTTCACCCTCTCCCAGCAGAGGCAGTGAAAGATGGGCTAAAGGCACTAGATCACCAGAAGCACCAACTGAGCCTTTAGCAGGTATACAAGGATAAATCCGTTTGTTAAAAAGCACGATTAGCGCATCAATTAACTCTTTTCTCACACCGGAATAGCCTTGTGCTAGGCTATTAATTTTCAGCAACAATGTCAGGGCAACAATTTCATCCGAAAGAAGTTCCCCCGCTCCGCAAGCATGCGAAAGCACAATATTACGTTGCAATTGTTTTAAATGATCATCGGAAATCCTTAAGTTTGCAAGCGAGCCAAATCCTGTATTAATCCCATAAACCGTTCTTTTATCCGCAATCACCTGACGGACGATACTGCAAGAAGCTTCAATCACCGGTATGGCACTCTCATCTAATACACAACATTTATTCTCTTTGAGTATTGTTTTGAGCGTTTGCAAATTCAACTGCCCAGGTAGTAATGTAAATGACTCTCTCATGGTGCAGGCTCCCCAATTTCTTCCATGGGCAACCATAAATTGTTTTCTCTGGCGCATTGTTTGGCCAACTCATAACCAGCATCTGCGTGCCTCATTACACCTGTTGCAGGATCATTATGAAGAACTCGGCTAAGCCGTGCTGCAGCTGTATCGGTGCCATCAGCTACAATGACTATTCCTGCATGTTGAGAAAAACCCATTCCAACTCCACCACCATGATGAATACTGACCCAAGTCGCCCCACTTGCGCAATTCAATAATGCATTTAACAAAGGCCAATCTGACACAGCATCACTGCCATCTAACATACCTTCTGTTTCGCGGTTTGGACTTGCCACGGAGCCAGAGTCGAGGTGATCCCTGCCGATAACAATGGGGGCTTTGACTTCACCTGATTTGACCATTTCATTAAACGCCAAAGCTAAACGAGATCTATCTTTTAAACCCACCCAACAGATCCTTGCAGGTAGACCTTGAAAGGTAATTTTTTCACGTGCCATATCAAGCCACTGGTGCAAATGGTTATCATATGGCATCAATTCCTTAACTCGCTGGTCTGTGGCATAAATATCCTGGGGATCACCTGACAGAGCTACCCAACGAAATGGTCCGATTCCTTCACAAAATAGAGGCCGTATATATTCTGAGACAAATCCCGGAATGGTAAATGCCTCCTTAACTCCACCATCAAAAGCCATTTGTCGAATGTTATTGCCGTAATCAAAAACAGGAATGCCTTTTTGCTGGAATGCAAGCATTG
The genomic region above belongs to Legionella micdadei and contains:
- the hutH gene encoding histidine ammonia-lyase translates to MRESFTLLPGQLNLQTLKTILKENKCCVLDESAIPVIEASCSIVRQVIADKRTVYGINTGFGSLANLRISDDHLKQLQRNIVLSHACGAGELLSDEIVALTLLLKINSLAQGYSGVRKELIDALIVLFNKRIYPCIPAKGSVGASGDLVPLAHLSLPLLGEGEVRYDGKILSAEEGLKIAGLKPLELAPKEGLALLNGLQPSAAICMSAFFYAELLFDAAVLAGSLSVDAACGSDIPFDDRIHLARGYQAQRDVAAMYRELLADSPIRESHRHCDRVQDPYSLRCQPQIMGAVLHQMRFVGETLQVEANSISDNPLVFIDQEDILSGGNFHGEMIAMAADNLALALAELGANSERRIALLIDKHFSRLPPFLVNEGGLNSGFMIPHVTAASCASDNKALAHPHSVDSLPTSANQEDHVSMATNAAKRLHAMVDNTATIIAIEMLAACQGLEFHKPLATSPKLEVVYAKVRTFVDPYTTDRYFAPDIAIIKQKILEGDFALT